Below is a window of Rhodoglobus vestalii DNA.
AGCGGTCGAATGCCGCATCACTGTCCACCTTCGAGGTAGACGGCACTGAGCATGCGATCCAGTCATCCTTGCCGGCAGACTCAGAGATTGTTTCGCTGGATGTTTCGCGAGACGGTGCGCGCCTGCTCGTGTATCTCTCGTCACCGTCGGGCCCGCAGCTGCTCGTGTATGGAATTGTGCGGCAACAGGGCAACGTTCCCATTCAGCTCGTCGAACCGATCGTGCTACCGGCCCGATTTGGTGTGCCCATTGATGCGGCGTGGGTGGGGTCAAGCGCCGTAGCCACCCTGTCGGCAACCGATGAGTCTGTTGTGGCCACGGCGTTCAGCCTCGGTGGGCCCAGCCAAAATTTGGGCACTGTCGATGGCGCACGACAGTTGGTGAGCACCGGAACCAACACGGATTCACTCAGGCTTCTGGCCGAAGGCGAAGTTTGGCGCCCGCAGGGGAGCCAAGAATGGGCGCGCACGGGCCTTGACGCCTCCTACCTGGCTGTGCAGCAATAACTTTTCTCCACCGATTACTCGCGGCGCTCAGCGTGCCGGGAGCGGGCGTGCACGCTGAGAGGTATGACACCACCACCGCCACGCGAACGCGATCGCACTCCTCGCGGGTGGCACGGGTGGCTCGGGGTGGTCATGCGCGAGGCTGTGCGCGACGCGTGGGCAGTGGTGATGCCCGTCGAATGCGCTGGATGCGAGACTCCCGATCGAGCGCTCTGCCCCGAGTGCGCTCGCAGTCTGGTTGCGGTGCCCACGATCCACTCAACTCCCCAGCACGTGCGTGTGTACGCCGCTGTGCGGTACGAAGCGGTGGTGCGCAGAGTTCTGCTTGCATTCAAAAATCAGCATCGCACCGACCAAGCCCGGTCGCTGGCGCGACTGCTAGCGCCCGCGCTTCACCGCGCCATCGCCGACACAACCGCCGACACCAATGCCGAGTCGATTGGCGGTGGTCGAGGAGAAGCTGCAGCTCTTATCGTTGCTGTTCCCACGAGCAAGCGCGCCTTTCGTTCCCGTGGTTACGACCCCCTGAAGCTTGTGCTCGGCGCTGCGGGAATCCGCCATCAGCCAATACTGCGCGCCGTCAAAAAGACGGCGAGTCAGAAGCATCTCGGGGCTCAGCAGCGCGCCATAAATGTGCAGGGGGCGTTCGTCGCGACGCGCTGGCTTGGGTCAACCCGGGTCATCATTGTGGATGATGTGCTCACGACCGGAGCCACGATCGACGAGGCTGCGCGGGCAATTTCTGCTGCCGGTGGCACGGTGATCGCCGCGGCAACCATCGGGTTCACCCCCAGAACCGGAGCGTCTCGTGACTTTGCCAGCGGCGAGGACTAAGTTATGGAAAAGGGCGCGCAACAAAAGCTGCCTCACGAGGCGGCCGCGCATGATGGCTAGGAGGTCGCCGTGGAAATCACCGTCAACGGACGAAATGTAGGAGTCACGGATCGTTTCCGTGAGTACGCGATTGAAAAGTCTGAGAAAGTCGCTCGCCTCGCTGACAAGGCGATTGCCTTCGAGATCAAGGTAAGCCGGCACCACGAGACCAAAGGGTCGAGTGGGGATGATCGTGTTGAGTTGACGTTGATTGGACCAGGACCGCTGGTTCGAGCGGAATCTGCTGGCTCAGATAAGTATGTTGCTTTCGATCTGGCTATGGGCAAGCTCATCGAGCGCATTCGCCAGTCCCTCGACCGCAAGAAGGTGCACCGCGGCAATCATCGCCCCACGTCGCTGCGCGAGGCTAGTGCTGGCGGCTTCGCTGTCGTTGACATCACTCCAGCCAGTCCCGATGTGATTGAGAGCGTTACTACCGGGGTAGTGCCAACTCAGAACTCTGAACCCGAGCCCGGTGACGATGACTATTCACCCGTGGTAATTCGCCGCAAGGTGTTCCCATCCAGTCATATGACGGTCGAGGAAGCACTTGACCACATGGAATTGGTCGGTCATGACTTCTTCCTCTTTGTGGATAGTCAA
It encodes the following:
- a CDS encoding ComF family protein — protein: MTPPPPRERDRTPRGWHGWLGVVMREAVRDAWAVVMPVECAGCETPDRALCPECARSLVAVPTIHSTPQHVRVYAAVRYEAVVRRVLLAFKNQHRTDQARSLARLLAPALHRAIADTTADTNAESIGGGRGEAAALIVAVPTSKRAFRSRGYDPLKLVLGAAGIRHQPILRAVKKTASQKHLGAQQRAINVQGAFVATRWLGSTRVIIVDDVLTTGATIDEAARAISAAGGTVIAAATIGFTPRTGASRDFASGED
- the hpf gene encoding ribosome hibernation-promoting factor, HPF/YfiA family; its protein translation is MEITVNGRNVGVTDRFREYAIEKSEKVARLADKAIAFEIKVSRHHETKGSSGDDRVELTLIGPGPLVRAESAGSDKYVAFDLAMGKLIERIRQSLDRKKVHRGNHRPTSLREASAGGFAVVDITPASPDVIESVTTGVVPTQNSEPEPGDDDYSPVVIRRKVFPSSHMTVEEALDHMELVGHDFFLFVDSQTDRPSVVYRRKGWDYGVISLEEMAEEAAQGGRSRKRRVAAG